The following proteins are co-located in the Pseudomonadota bacterium genome:
- a CDS encoding glycosyltransferase codes for MKIMFFFPEAGSPKGAGDYSHYNLRAPLIKLGHEIIDFDFWEEEKKLGKEMMLAKVKEIVEKERPHIFYHGIVEEEFDVNLADYIRDYTETTSMIWFSDDDWRFEHSMRWADHYSFAFTTCKEAFREFHARGYDNVILSQWGCNTDLYHPIPSEKLYDVTFVGQPYKGRTELIAFLKEHGVSVRVWGQGWENFSQLRDIAHGYLPHQKMLEVFSASKIVLGMAWCSFDGKTPQIKGRTFEYPACKAFQLTNYDKRVLDYFTEKEEIVFYNDKKDLLDKIRYYLAHEDERNFITEAAYGRAVKDHTWEKRYELMFKEMTARSGKNKLPLVYKENVASISKVAKNIDHTPKISVISYVYNYGNYLKELIPSVLNQTFKDIEFLILDDGSTDNTKEVVESFCYDQRLKYVYQDNIGKDNRFNELIERGLQLTKGEFVNFVGGDDVFMPDKLERQMKEFEKTPYLDIVFSDLFFIDDRGRVLPGDYKSQESVSFNKGTLARMLFKINFIAHPTVLMKRACIDAMGGFERWWCADLHFWLKSAPFLNFKFIDEKLIKYRIHDKGASTSAVNADITFSETNNMLQVMRSKYTIIDLYPEINYCINRAKALYSAYVELGNNMMLAKIPQVSLAVDEYRRALEHEPKGVEAINNIGLAFFLLGDRKKFIEFFQYLKDNASHIEIIRANIVFAEQMASGKQGEVKFTLLNELIENNEFVRAKKMLNDEHLKTMMSNIQNLNNGKESYRKSVYEETEKLSGEGKYAEAAAKLETLFDSFPDNSTLWNDLGVLYYYADETGCAVGYIEKALQLDPGNLEAKKNLANIYLETGKCEMAIDMFYDILKEHPDDAEVLSITGDVLKEIGREVDAVGFYERVLKLEPHNVRAQECLERLNNVLSSYQ; via the coding sequence ATGAAGATTATGTTTTTCTTTCCTGAAGCAGGCTCGCCTAAAGGCGCTGGCGATTATTCACATTATAACTTACGTGCTCCCTTAATAAAACTTGGCCATGAAATAATTGACTTTGATTTTTGGGAAGAAGAAAAGAAACTGGGAAAGGAAATGATGCTCGCAAAGGTTAAAGAGATTGTTGAAAAAGAAAGACCGCATATTTTTTATCATGGTATTGTTGAAGAAGAGTTTGATGTTAATCTTGCCGATTATATTCGTGATTATACTGAAACAACTTCAATGATCTGGTTTAGCGATGATGACTGGAGGTTTGAACATTCGATGCGCTGGGCAGATCATTATAGCTTTGCTTTCACAACTTGCAAAGAAGCCTTCCGTGAGTTTCACGCGAGAGGATATGATAATGTCATATTATCGCAATGGGGCTGTAATACGGACCTTTATCATCCTATCCCAAGCGAAAAGCTATATGATGTAACTTTTGTGGGGCAGCCGTACAAGGGTCGCACGGAATTGATAGCCTTTCTCAAAGAGCATGGGGTTTCTGTTCGAGTATGGGGCCAGGGGTGGGAAAATTTTTCACAACTCAGAGATATCGCACACGGATATCTGCCTCATCAGAAGATGCTTGAAGTATTTAGCGCTTCTAAAATTGTCCTTGGTATGGCGTGGTGTTCTTTTGACGGCAAGACGCCTCAAATCAAGGGGAGAACATTTGAATATCCGGCATGCAAGGCTTTTCAATTAACGAATTATGATAAGCGTGTACTCGATTATTTTACAGAGAAAGAGGAAATAGTTTTTTATAATGATAAAAAAGATCTGTTGGATAAAATACGGTATTATCTGGCGCATGAAGACGAAAGGAATTTCATCACCGAGGCTGCATATGGAAGGGCAGTAAAAGATCACACATGGGAAAAACGTTATGAACTTATGTTTAAGGAGATGACAGCCAGAAGCGGCAAAAACAAATTACCCCTTGTTTACAAAGAAAATGTTGCTTCAATAAGTAAAGTAGCCAAGAACATTGATCATACCCCTAAGATCTCAGTTATATCGTATGTTTATAACTATGGTAACTACCTTAAGGAACTCATCCCTTCTGTTCTTAATCAGACCTTCAAGGACATTGAGTTTTTGATCCTCGATGATGGATCGACCGACAATACAAAAGAGGTTGTAGAGAGTTTTTGTTATGATCAGCGCCTTAAATATGTTTATCAGGACAATATAGGGAAAGATAACAGATTTAATGAACTGATAGAGCGCGGCCTTCAGTTGACTAAAGGGGAATTTGTCAATTTTGTAGGCGGCGACGATGTTTTTATGCCTGATAAGCTTGAGCGGCAAATGAAAGAGTTTGAAAAAACTCCGTATCTTGATATTGTTTTTTCTGATCTTTTTTTTATTGATGATCGAGGCCGGGTTTTGCCTGGAGATTACAAATCCCAGGAAAGTGTTTCTTTTAATAAAGGGACTCTTGCGAGAATGCTTTTTAAAATAAATTTTATTGCTCATCCGACTGTTTTAATGAAAAGGGCTTGTATTGATGCCATGGGTGGTTTTGAGAGATGGTGGTGTGCTGATCTCCATTTTTGGTTAAAATCGGCACCTTTCCTGAATTTCAAATTTATTGATGAGAAACTTATAAAATATCGAATTCACGATAAGGGTGCATCAACCAGTGCTGTTAACGCGGATATCACCTTTTCCGAAACCAATAACATGCTTCAAGTAATGCGATCAAAATATACAATCATTGATCTTTATCCGGAAATCAATTATTGCATAAATCGGGCAAAAGCCCTTTACAGTGCATATGTTGAATTAGGCAACAATATGATGCTTGCCAAAATACCTCAAGTGTCATTAGCTGTCGATGAATATCGCAGAGCCCTTGAACATGAACCAAAGGGAGTAGAAGCGATCAATAATATCGGTTTGGCATTTTTTCTTCTTGGTGATAGAAAGAAGTTCATAGAATTTTTTCAATATTTGAAAGATAATGCGAGCCACATTGAAATTATTAGAGCAAATATTGTTTTTGCCGAGCAAATGGCGTCGGGAAAACAAGGTGAAGTGAAATTTACCCTTCTCAACGAACTTATTGAAAATAATGAGTTTGTAAGAGCAAAGAAAATGCTTAATGATGAGCATTTAAAGACAATGATGTCCAACATTCAAAATCTTAACAACGGCAAAGAATCATATCGTAAAAGTGTATACGAAGAAACTGAAAAGCTTTCGGGAGAAGGAAAATATGCAGAGGCGGCGGCAAAACTGGAAACATTGTTTGATTCCTTTCCGGACAATTCTACTCTATGGAATGATTTGGGTGTTTTATACTACTATGCAGATGAAACGGGATGTGCTGTGGGATATATAGAAAAGGCGCTTCAGCTTGATCCGGGGAACCTGGAAGCAAAGAAAAATCTGGCCAATATTTACCTTGAAACCGGAAAATGTGAAATGGCGATCGATATGTTCTATGATATTTTGAAAGAACATCCTGATGATGCCGAAGTGTTATCTATTACGGGTGATGTGCTTAAAGAAATTGGAAGAGAGGTGGATGCTGTGGGATTTTACGAGAGAGTTCTCAAGTTGGAACCGCATAATGTCCGGGCTCAGGAATGTTTAGAAAGACTAAATAATGTTTTAAGCAGCTATCAGTAA
- a CDS encoding tyrosine-type recombinase/integrase encodes MDKNALKAVAKEFYKYLDVEKGVSYNTKRAYKGDIDSFVEFIEKSPQEMVDHHAIRAYIVNIYKTLKKSSLSRKVSSIKVFFKFMKKKGFIDENTALVIKNPKIEKHLPKFYTIDEMFHFLDYLPKEGWLNTRNRAIFELMYSSGMRAQEALSVNVDDLHLEGMWVKARGKGGKERILPFGEKAKKILEEYLNFVKGLGRYSATSPLFINIRGGRLSYRGLLKIMKKHQIKAHLFKNLALHGIRHSFATHMLDSGADLRSIQELLGHSKLSTTQKYTHVSVDKLMEIYDKSHPRR; translated from the coding sequence ATGGATAAAAATGCGTTAAAAGCAGTTGCTAAGGAGTTTTATAAATATTTAGACGTTGAGAAGGGCGTGTCCTATAATACAAAGAGGGCATACAAGGGCGATATAGACAGTTTTGTAGAGTTTATTGAGAAAAGCCCTCAAGAAATGGTGGATCATCATGCAATACGGGCATACATTGTGAATATTTACAAAACATTGAAAAAATCTTCGCTTTCGAGAAAAGTTTCGTCTATAAAGGTATTTTTTAAGTTCATGAAGAAAAAAGGTTTTATCGATGAAAACACAGCTCTGGTTATTAAGAACCCGAAAATCGAAAAGCATCTCCCCAAATTTTATACTATAGATGAAATGTTTCATTTTCTTGATTATCTCCCGAAAGAAGGGTGGTTAAATACTCGAAACCGGGCAATTTTTGAGCTTATGTATTCGTCAGGCATGCGGGCTCAGGAAGCCTTGAGTGTGAATGTGGACGATCTGCACCTTGAGGGAATGTGGGTAAAAGCGCGAGGCAAAGGAGGGAAAGAGAGGATCCTGCCCTTTGGTGAAAAAGCAAAGAAAATTCTGGAAGAATATTTGAACTTTGTAAAGGGGTTAGGCAGATATTCGGCAACAAGCCCCCTATTTATAAATATCCGTGGGGGAAGGCTGTCCTACAGAGGATTGTTGAAGATTATGAAAAAGCATCAGATTAAAGCGCACCTTTTTAAAAACCTTGCACTTCATGGAATACGTCATTCCTTTGCTACGCACATGCTTGACAGCGGTGCAGATCTTCGGAGTATCCAGGAATTACTTGGTCATTCAAAGCTTTCCACAACACAAAAATATACCCATGTCTCTGTGGACAAATTAATGGAGATATACGACAAATCCCACCCAAGAAGGTAA
- a CDS encoding aspartate aminotransferase family protein, with product MQEEVIEKGRRYLANTYNRFPIVITKGEGCWIWDMNGRRYLDFLSGIAVCNLGHVHKDVLEGLTIQAEKLFHISNLFFIEPQVKAAEILVEHSFGDKVFFCNSGAEANEAAIKLARRYSWKKYGKGRHEIITMENSFHGRTLATLSATGQTKFHEGFDPLPEGFSYIPFNDIDAVKKAINEKTCAIIIEVIQAEGGVYIGGKEYIKVLREITKKQDILLIVDEVQTGIGRTGKFFAYEHYDIEPDIMTLAKALGNGFPVGAMIAKDSVMEAFVPGTHASTFGGNPLAASAVVATLNAMIYEGVIKKCEDVGRYLHEGLLSLQRKYPFITDVRGMGLIWGIELSINGDEVLKDFMKEGIMINCTKGNILRLLPPLIIRNEEVDIFLEIADRIFEKWLKKN from the coding sequence ATGCAGGAAGAGGTGATCGAAAAAGGCAGGCGGTATCTTGCCAACACATATAACAGGTTCCCAATTGTTATAACAAAAGGTGAAGGTTGCTGGATTTGGGATATGAACGGTAGAAGATACCTCGATTTTCTCTCAGGTATTGCGGTATGCAACTTAGGTCATGTCCATAAGGATGTACTGGAAGGACTTACAATACAGGCAGAAAAGCTGTTTCATATATCGAACCTTTTTTTTATAGAGCCCCAGGTTAAGGCAGCCGAAATACTTGTTGAACATTCCTTTGGTGATAAAGTTTTTTTCTGCAACAGCGGAGCTGAAGCAAACGAGGCTGCAATAAAACTTGCAAGAAGATATTCGTGGAAAAAATATGGAAAGGGAAGGCATGAAATTATTACCATGGAGAATTCCTTTCATGGAAGGACATTGGCCACTCTTTCTGCAACGGGACAAACAAAATTCCATGAAGGGTTTGATCCGCTCCCCGAGGGTTTTTCCTATATTCCTTTTAATGATATAGATGCAGTGAAAAAGGCGATAAATGAAAAGACCTGTGCAATTATCATTGAAGTCATACAGGCTGAGGGTGGTGTTTATATCGGTGGAAAGGAGTACATAAAGGTTTTACGTGAAATCACAAAAAAACAGGATATACTCCTTATTGTTGATGAAGTACAGACAGGAATAGGCAGGACAGGAAAGTTTTTTGCCTATGAACATTACGACATAGAGCCGGACATAATGACTCTTGCCAAGGCTTTGGGAAACGGATTTCCGGTAGGTGCAATGATTGCAAAGGATTCCGTTATGGAGGCTTTTGTGCCAGGTACACATGCGTCTACTTTCGGAGGAAACCCCCTTGCAGCATCTGCAGTTGTTGCAACGCTGAACGCCATGATATATGAAGGCGTTATAAAAAAATGTGAAGATGTGGGCAGATATTTACATGAGGGACTTTTATCTTTGCAGAGAAAATATCCTTTTATTACGGATGTGCGGGGGATGGGGTTGATCTGGGGTATCGAACTCTCCATAAACGGAGATGAGGTGCTTAAAGATTTCATGAAAGAGGGGATCATGATAAACTGTACAAAGGGGAATATTTTGAGGTTATTGCCGCCCTTGATTATCAGGAACGAGGAAGTGGATATTTTTCTTGAGATAGCAGACAGGATATTTGAAAAATGGCTGAAGAAAAACTAA
- the argB gene encoding acetylglutamate kinase, protein MSEKIKTLLEALPYIKTFSGSTFVIKYGGAAMEEEDLKKEFARDVVLLKYVGIHPVIVHGGGPEIGRLLKDLQIPTRFVDGLRVTDEKTLEVVEMVLSGHINKEIVKNISDMGGKAIGLSGKDGKLLTAKRVEGKDIGFVGEIVDVNIDIIKSISRHGYIPVIAPIAHGIDGNSYNINADTAAGSIAKALTAEKLILLTDVKGVLDKDGELLSTLREAEIKTLIKNKTVSGGMIPKVDCCVNALQAGVKGAHIIDGKVPHAILLEVFTDSGIGTQITGGI, encoded by the coding sequence ATGAGTGAGAAAATCAAGACATTACTGGAAGCACTACCTTATATTAAAACATTTTCAGGTTCGACATTTGTGATTAAGTACGGCGGGGCAGCCATGGAAGAGGAGGATTTGAAAAAGGAGTTTGCCAGAGATGTAGTTCTCCTTAAATATGTTGGAATTCATCCGGTTATTGTCCATGGAGGTGGCCCCGAGATCGGAAGGTTGCTGAAGGATTTGCAAATACCGACAAGGTTTGTAGATGGACTCCGTGTAACTGATGAAAAGACGCTTGAAGTGGTTGAAATGGTGCTGTCAGGACACATCAATAAGGAGATTGTTAAGAATATAAGCGATATGGGGGGTAAAGCAATCGGTCTTTCCGGCAAGGACGGCAAACTTCTTACGGCTAAAAGGGTTGAAGGAAAAGATATCGGGTTTGTCGGGGAAATTGTTGATGTAAATATTGACATTATCAAAAGCATAAGCAGGCACGGTTATATTCCGGTTATTGCGCCGATAGCGCATGGAATAGACGGAAATTCATACAACATTAATGCCGATACGGCAGCCGGCAGCATTGCAAAAGCGTTGACTGCAGAAAAACTCATATTACTGACAGATGTAAAAGGTGTCCTTGATAAAGACGGAGAGCTGCTCTCGACATTAAGAGAAGCAGAAATAAAAACTCTTATAAAAAACAAAACCGTATCAGGAGGCATGATACCCAAAGTTGATTGTTGTGTTAACGCCCTGCAGGCAGGCGTAAAAGGGGCGCATATCATTGATGGTAAGGTCCCCCACGCAATTCTTCTTGAAGTTTTTACAGATTCCGGCATAGGTACTCAAATTACAGGAGGCATTTAG
- the hslV gene encoding ATP-dependent protease subunit HslV, with product MEATTILCIRHKGRVAIGGDGQVTMNTTIMKHTAKKVRKLYKDKCLSGFAGATADAFTLFERFEKKLEQYNGNITRASVELAKDWRMDRALRQLQALMIVADAEHTLIVSGNGDVVEPDDGVAAIGSGGPYAQAAAKALIKYTDLSALDIVKESMLIASEICIYTNDRIVIEEL from the coding sequence ATGGAAGCCACAACAATTTTGTGCATTAGACATAAAGGGAGAGTTGCTATCGGCGGCGACGGACAGGTTACAATGAATACGACCATTATGAAGCATACTGCGAAGAAAGTGAGAAAATTATATAAAGACAAATGTCTTTCAGGCTTTGCAGGTGCAACGGCCGATGCGTTCACATTGTTTGAGAGGTTTGAAAAAAAGCTTGAGCAGTACAATGGAAATATCACAAGAGCTTCGGTAGAGCTTGCCAAGGACTGGAGAATGGACAGGGCTTTAAGACAATTACAGGCACTTATGATAGTTGCCGATGCTGAACACACTCTGATAGTTTCAGGGAACGGCGATGTTGTTGAACCGGACGATGGCGTGGCAGCCATAGGCTCAGGTGGTCCTTATGCTCAGGCAGCGGCAAAGGCTCTAATAAAATATACCGATTTATCTGCCTTAGATATTGTGAAGGAATCCATGCTTATTGCATCGGAAATATGTATTTACACGAATGATAGAATTGTAATAGAGGAGCTGTAA
- a CDS encoding argininosuccinate synthase: MDKIKKVVLAYSGGLDSSIIVKWLIEKYGSEVIAYSADVGQGQELQGLEEKALKTGASKLYVEDLKEEFARDFIFFAIKANAIYEGNYMMGTSIARPLIAKRQIEIAKIEKADAVCHGATGKGNDQVRFELTFYALEPNIKIIAPWREWDFKSRNELIDYAQKHGIDVPVSKEKPYSMDRNLMHISYEGGILEDTWNEPDEGMFLTTVSPEKAPDKPTYIEIMFADGVPVGVDGQPMMPYNLIAHLNKIGGANGVGRIDIVENRFVGMKARGVYETPGCTILHTAHRGMETITMDREVMHIKDGLMPKISELIYYGFWYSPEMNAFKAFVDETQKGVSGTVRLKLYKGNCMVVGRKSDKSLYSEDFATFDKDSVYQQQDAGGFIKLNALRLRIRAMMNK, from the coding sequence ATGGATAAAATAAAAAAGGTAGTGCTGGCTTACTCAGGCGGCCTGGATTCATCAATAATAGTTAAATGGTTGATCGAGAAGTATGGATCTGAGGTTATTGCATATTCTGCAGATGTAGGCCAGGGACAGGAATTGCAGGGATTGGAAGAAAAGGCGTTGAAGACAGGCGCTTCGAAGCTTTATGTGGAGGATTTAAAGGAAGAATTTGCAAGAGACTTCATATTCTTTGCAATAAAAGCAAATGCTATATATGAAGGCAATTATATGATGGGAACCTCCATTGCAAGGCCGCTTATCGCAAAAAGGCAAATTGAGATTGCAAAGATAGAAAAGGCCGATGCTGTATGCCACGGTGCTACAGGCAAGGGGAATGACCAGGTAAGGTTTGAGCTTACTTTCTACGCCCTTGAACCTAATATTAAAATTATCGCTCCATGGAGAGAGTGGGATTTTAAATCGAGAAATGAATTGATTGATTATGCGCAAAAGCACGGTATTGATGTGCCTGTCAGTAAAGAAAAACCTTACAGTATGGACAGGAACCTTATGCATATCAGTTATGAAGGCGGTATATTGGAGGATACATGGAATGAGCCTGATGAAGGCATGTTTCTGACAACTGTCTCTCCTGAGAAGGCACCGGATAAGCCGACATATATAGAGATTATGTTCGCAGATGGAGTGCCGGTTGGTGTGGACGGCCAGCCCATGATGCCTTATAACCTTATCGCCCATTTAAATAAGATTGGCGGAGCAAACGGGGTCGGCAGGATTGATATAGTAGAGAACAGGTTTGTCGGTATGAAGGCAAGGGGAGTATATGAGACTCCTGGATGCACAATTCTTCATACTGCTCACAGGGGAATGGAAACGATTACCATGGACAGAGAAGTAATGCATATCAAAGACGGTCTGATGCCGAAGATATCCGAGCTTATATACTATGGTTTCTGGTACTCTCCTGAAATGAATGCCTTTAAGGCTTTTGTTGATGAAACACAGAAAGGAGTGAGCGGTACTGTGAGACTGAAGCTTTATAAAGGCAATTGCATGGTTGTAGGAAGGAAGTCGGATAAATCTCTCTATTCGGAGGATTTTGCCACATTTGATAAGGATTCTGTGTATCAACAACAGGATGCAGGCGGATTTATCAAGCTTAACGCACTGCGATTGCGTATCAGAGCAATGATGAATAAATAA
- the hslU gene encoding ATP-dependent protease ATPase subunit HslU, translating into MKILTPREIMDELNRYIIGQEKAKKAVSIALRNRWRRQMIPNELRDEVAPKNIIMIGPTGVGKTEIARRLAKLASAPFLKIEATKFTEVGYVGRDVESMIRDLTELSINMVKKEEQELVKEKATGMAEERILDILLPQVKKSIDIQNGQEQEDASREKMRARFRDGKLNEKLVEMDVPERGLPMIEIFSASGMEEMDMQIRDLFGNILPKKTKKRKVRVKEAYELLTQEESKKLIDMDKVIKDATERVEQSGIIFLDEIDKIASRDHTHGPDVSREGVQRDILPIVEGTTVTTKYGMVKTDHILFIAAGAFHMSKPSDLIPELQGRFPIRVGLDPLTKEDFFRIITEPENALIKQYSALLATENVELGFEKEAIEEITDIAQKINEMTENIGARRLYTVMEKLLEDISFSAPDMKEKKITITKSYVREKLGEFLEKEDLSRYIL; encoded by the coding sequence ATGAAGATATTGACACCAAGGGAAATAATGGATGAATTGAACCGGTATATTATTGGACAGGAAAAGGCAAAAAAAGCTGTTTCCATAGCCCTTCGGAACAGATGGAGAAGGCAGATGATTCCCAACGAACTCAGGGATGAAGTAGCGCCTAAAAACATTATTATGATCGGGCCTACAGGCGTCGGCAAGACGGAAATTGCAAGACGTCTTGCAAAACTTGCAAGCGCACCTTTTTTGAAAATAGAGGCAACAAAGTTTACAGAAGTAGGGTATGTAGGAAGAGACGTAGAATCTATGATTAGGGACTTAACCGAACTTTCTATAAATATGGTTAAAAAAGAGGAACAGGAACTGGTCAAAGAAAAGGCGACCGGTATGGCTGAAGAAAGGATACTCGATATACTATTGCCACAGGTAAAAAAGTCGATTGATATACAAAACGGGCAGGAACAGGAAGATGCATCAAGGGAAAAGATGAGAGCTCGTTTTCGGGACGGCAAGTTGAATGAAAAATTGGTTGAGATGGATGTACCTGAGCGGGGGCTCCCCATGATTGAGATATTTTCTGCTTCGGGTATGGAAGAGATGGACATGCAGATCAGAGATCTGTTCGGAAACATACTTCCAAAGAAGACTAAGAAGCGTAAGGTGAGGGTAAAAGAAGCATATGAGCTTCTTACACAGGAGGAATCAAAAAAACTTATTGATATGGATAAAGTTATAAAGGATGCAACTGAGAGGGTTGAACAGTCGGGCATTATATTTCTTGATGAGATTGACAAGATCGCAAGCCGTGACCATACCCACGGTCCCGATGTGTCACGGGAAGGTGTTCAGAGGGATATACTGCCTATTGTCGAAGGGACTACGGTTACGACAAAATATGGTATGGTAAAGACGGACCATATACTATTTATTGCTGCCGGTGCATTCCATATGTCGAAGCCGTCAGATCTTATACCTGAACTTCAGGGTAGATTCCCCATCAGGGTTGGTCTTGATCCGCTTACAAAAGAGGATTTTTTCAGGATTATTACAGAGCCGGAAAACGCACTGATCAAACAGTACAGTGCCCTTCTTGCAACGGAGAATGTGGAGCTTGGTTTTGAAAAAGAGGCTATTGAAGAGATTACAGATATAGCACAGAAAATCAATGAGATGACAGAAAATATCGGGGCACGCAGGCTTTACACGGTTATGGAAAAACTACTCGAAGATATATCATTTTCAGCGCCCGACATGAAGGAGAAGAAGATAACAATTACAAAGTCATATGTAAGGGAGAAACTCGGGGAATTCCTGGAAAAGGAAGACTTAAGCAGGTACATTTTGTAA
- the argF gene encoding ornithine carbamoyltransferase: MIKNGESKKTLKRDFIKLLDISSDEALYLIERAGVLKKLKKNGVEHKPLKDKYLAMIFDKASTRTRVSFEVGIIDLGGHAIVMNAGETQLGRGEPVKDTARVLNRYINAIMIRTYSQEVVEELAQWADVPVINGLSDMYHPCQILSDLYTVIECKGSLNDVKIVYIGDGNNVANSWIEASILFGLNFAIATPKNYKPEESLLERAKENKRFVYTDDPYEAVKNADVVNTDVWVSMGQEKEKEIRKNAFALYKIDDELLKKAKKDVIVMHCLPAYRNQEISESVFERFQEIIFTQAENRLHVQKALLEWLIIGC; the protein is encoded by the coding sequence ATGATAAAAAACGGCGAAAGTAAAAAAACATTAAAAAGGGATTTTATAAAACTGCTCGATATAAGCAGCGATGAAGCTCTATATCTTATTGAGCGGGCTGGAGTGCTGAAAAAGTTGAAGAAAAATGGTGTTGAGCACAAGCCGCTTAAAGATAAATACCTTGCAATGATATTTGATAAGGCTTCCACCAGGACCAGGGTCTCCTTTGAAGTCGGTATTATTGATCTTGGTGGTCATGCAATTGTTATGAATGCAGGTGAAACTCAGTTGGGAAGAGGAGAACCCGTAAAAGATACGGCAAGGGTACTGAACCGATATATAAATGCCATAATGATAAGGACATATTCACAAGAAGTTGTCGAGGAACTTGCACAATGGGCGGATGTCCCGGTGATCAACGGTCTCTCTGATATGTACCACCCTTGTCAGATACTCTCCGACCTATACACTGTTATAGAATGTAAGGGGAGTTTAAATGATGTGAAAATCGTATATATCGGCGATGGGAATAATGTGGCCAATTCATGGATAGAAGCATCCATACTTTTCGGATTGAACTTTGCTATAGCTACCCCGAAAAATTACAAGCCCGAAGAAAGCCTGCTTGAAAGGGCGAAAGAAAACAAAAGATTTGTATATACAGATGATCCCTATGAAGCTGTTAAAAATGCTGATGTTGTTAATACTGATGTATGGGTGAGTATGGGGCAGGAAAAGGAAAAGGAGATAAGAAAAAATGCCTTTGCATTATATAAGATTGATGATGAACTTTTGAAAAAGGCGAAGAAAGATGTGATTGTAATGCATTGCCTGCCGGCATACAGGAATCAGGAGATTTCAGAGAGTGTATTCGAAAGATTTCAGGAGATTATATTTACACAGGCGGAAAACAGACTGCATGTACAGAAAGCACTCTTGGAGTGGCTTATCATCGGGTGCTGA